Proteins encoded in a region of the Malaciobacter mytili LMG 24559 genome:
- a CDS encoding ribonucleoside triphosphate reductase, producing the protein MLKEVLKRDGTTKEFQRFKIEDAIKKAFKSVHIKYDNKVFFNVLEVLDQKRVIAVEDIQDLIENELYKARYFEVMKSFMLYRHMHKMQREHILGLDKDTTYINCTQTIEEYTSKTDWRINANSNTGYSHAGLINNSAGKVIANYWLDKIYSKEEGYAHRNADYHIHDLDCLSGYCAGWSLRVLLDEGFNGVRGRVESDAPNHFREALGQMANFLGILQSEWAGAQAFSSFDTYLAPYVFKDKLSFSEVKKNIRSFIYNLNVPARWGQSPFTNITIDWTVPADLKDQIPTRRQEHLLKDFSDEELFEEIKKKGYFSFEELTYKDFQKQMNMINKAYYEVMTEGDKTGQPFTFPIPTVNITEDFDWYGENTDILFENTAKIGSSYFQNFIGSQYIKDENGKLIPNDKAYKPGHVRSMCCRLQLDLRELLKRGGGLFGSAEMTGSIGVVTINMARLGYLYKKDKHSLYERLDELMELAKSTLEKKRDFIQNLYERGLFPYTKRYLPHFNNHFSTIGVNGINEMIRNFFDLTEDISTKNGIKFALEILDYMRKRMIHFQEITGNLYNLEATPAEGTTYRFAKEDKKRYKDIVQAGFNKNIYYTNSSQLPVDYTEDVFEALDLQDELQCRYTGGTVLHLYMKEKLSSIEACRKLVKNVITNYKLPYITITPVFSICPNHGYLSGEFEFCPKCDEEILKKELEEWKVTQSQNI; encoded by the coding sequence ATGTTAAAAGAAGTACTAAAAAGAGATGGAACCACAAAAGAATTTCAACGTTTTAAAATAGAAGATGCAATAAAAAAAGCATTTAAAAGTGTGCATATCAAATATGATAATAAAGTTTTTTTTAATGTATTAGAAGTATTAGACCAAAAAAGGGTTATTGCTGTTGAGGATATACAAGATTTAATTGAAAATGAATTATATAAAGCAAGATACTTTGAGGTAATGAAATCATTTATGCTATATAGACATATGCATAAAATGCAAAGAGAACATATTTTAGGCTTAGATAAAGATACTACTTATATTAATTGTACACAAACTATTGAAGAGTATACAAGTAAAACTGACTGGAGAATTAATGCAAACTCAAATACTGGGTATTCTCATGCAGGTTTAATTAATAATAGTGCAGGAAAAGTAATTGCAAATTATTGGTTAGATAAAATCTATTCAAAAGAGGAAGGCTATGCCCATAGAAATGCAGATTATCATATTCATGATTTAGATTGCTTAAGTGGATATTGTGCTGGGTGGAGCTTAAGAGTCTTATTAGATGAAGGATTTAATGGTGTAAGAGGAAGAGTAGAAAGTGATGCACCAAATCATTTTAGAGAAGCTTTAGGTCAAATGGCTAATTTTTTAGGTATCTTACAAAGTGAATGGGCTGGTGCACAGGCTTTTTCTTCATTTGATACATATTTAGCACCTTATGTTTTTAAAGATAAACTTTCATTTAGTGAAGTAAAAAAGAATATTAGAAGTTTTATTTATAATTTAAATGTTCCTGCAAGATGGGGACAAAGTCCTTTTACAAATATAACTATTGACTGGACTGTGCCAGCTGATTTAAAAGATCAAATTCCAACAAGAAGACAAGAACATCTATTAAAAGACTTTTCTGATGAAGAGTTATTTGAAGAAATAAAGAAAAAAGGTTATTTTTCTTTTGAAGAATTAACATATAAAGATTTCCAAAAACAAATGAATATGATAAATAAAGCTTATTATGAAGTTATGACAGAAGGGGATAAAACAGGACAGCCTTTTACTTTTCCTATCCCTACTGTTAATATTACTGAAGATTTTGATTGGTATGGAGAAAATACTGATATATTATTTGAAAATACTGCAAAAATTGGTTCTTCATATTTTCAAAATTTTATTGGAAGTCAATATATCAAAGATGAAAATGGAAAATTAATTCCAAATGATAAAGCTTATAAACCAGGACATGTAAGAAGTATGTGTTGTAGGCTTCAACTTGATTTAAGAGAGCTTTTAAAAAGAGGAGGGGGACTTTTTGGAAGTGCAGAGATGACTGGAAGTATAGGTGTAGTTACAATTAATATGGCAAGACTTGGATATTTATATAAAAAAGATAAGCACTCTTTATATGAAAGACTTGATGAATTAATGGAACTTGCAAAATCAACTTTAGAGAAGAAAAGAGATTTTATTCAAAATTTATATGAAAGAGGGCTTTTTCCTTATACAAAAAGATATTTGCCTCATTTTAATAACCATTTTTCAACAATTGGGGTAAATGGTATAAATGAAATGATTAGAAACTTTTTTGATTTAACAGAAGATATTTCTACAAAAAATGGAATAAAATTTGCTTTAGAGATACTTGATTATATGAGAAAAAGAATGATTCATTTTCAAGAAATTACAGGAAATTTATATAATCTTGAAGCAACACCAGCAGAGGGTACAACATATAGATTTGCAAAAGAAGATAAGAAAAGATATAAAGATATTGTCCAAGCAGGATTTAATAAAAATATCTATTATACAAACTCTTCTCAATTACCTGTTGATTATACAGAAGATGTATTTGAAGCTTTAGATTTACAAGATGAATTACAATGTAGATATACAGGTGGTACAGTACTTCATTTATATATGAAAGAGAAATTAAGTTCAATAGAAGCTTGTAGAAAATTGGTTAAAAATGTAATAACAAATTACAAATTGCCTTATATTACAATAACACCAGTATTCTCAATTTGTCCAAATCATGGATATTTAAGTGGAGAGTTTGAATTTTGTCCAAAATGTGATGAAGAAATCTTAAAAAAGGAGTTAGAAGAATGGAAAGTTACGCAATCCCAAAACATTTAG
- a CDS encoding (Fe-S)-binding protein yields the protein MNNNKFDYTKISDDCVKCGKCKPVCTIFNINQDETTSPRGFIDLLGAYKRNELELDKNAKDIFESCFLCTNCVEACPNDLPTDMIIEQVRSDIAKKYGLAWYKKLFFFLLRHRKTMDFLSKLGWMFQTCALKLDKQKQTAMPRFSLPIVKKDRALPFADSKSFLRKYPENIYAKHKKQEENKKNKVAIFIGCMSNYTYTNTGDSLVKILKKLELDIFIPKKQLCCGAPAYFTGAFDTVDYLVKQNIEYFETWIEEVDAIIIPEATCSAMISQDWEHYLHDQPQWKERASKIAKKVFMATKWLENNTDLLQLLEKSNKKIDTLITYHDPCHAKKMQGVWKEPRNLLSKNYVLKEMSDSNRCCGFGGVTMQTEKYEFAKAAGLPKAAMIKETKAQIVSAECSACRMQITNSLHQADVDVEFKNPIELIAEALED from the coding sequence GTGAATAATAATAAATTTGACTATACAAAAATAAGTGATGATTGCGTAAAATGTGGTAAATGTAAACCTGTATGTACTATTTTTAATATAAATCAAGATGAAACAACAAGTCCAAGGGGATTTATTGATTTACTTGGAGCATATAAAAGAAATGAATTAGAACTTGATAAAAATGCAAAAGATATATTTGAATCATGTTTTTTATGTACAAACTGCGTTGAAGCCTGTCCAAATGATTTACCAACAGATATGATAATAGAACAAGTAAGAAGTGATATTGCAAAAAAATATGGTCTTGCTTGGTATAAAAAACTATTTTTCTTTTTATTAAGACATAGAAAAACTATGGATTTTCTTTCAAAACTTGGATGGATGTTTCAAACATGTGCTTTAAAACTTGATAAGCAAAAACAAACAGCAATGCCTAGGTTTTCCCTACCAATAGTAAAAAAAGATAGAGCTTTACCATTTGCTGATTCAAAAAGCTTTTTAAGAAAATATCCTGAAAATATCTATGCAAAACATAAAAAACAAGAAGAAAATAAAAAGAATAAAGTAGCAATTTTTATTGGTTGTATGAGTAACTATACTTATACAAATACAGGTGATTCTTTAGTAAAAATTCTAAAGAAACTTGAACTTGATATTTTTATTCCTAAAAAACAGTTATGTTGTGGAGCACCTGCATATTTTACAGGAGCTTTTGATACAGTTGATTATTTAGTAAAACAAAATATTGAATACTTTGAAACTTGGATTGAGGAAGTTGATGCTATTATTATTCCAGAAGCGACTTGTAGTGCAATGATAAGTCAAGATTGGGAACATTATTTACATGATCAACCCCAATGGAAAGAAAGAGCAAGTAAAATTGCTAAAAAAGTATTTATGGCTACAAAATGGTTAGAAAATAATACAGATTTATTACAACTTTTAGAAAAGTCAAATAAAAAAATAGATACTCTTATTACATACCATGATCCTTGCCATGCTAAAAAAATGCAAGGAGTATGGAAAGAACCTAGAAATCTTTTATCAAAAAACTATGTATTAAAAGAGATGAGTGATTCAAATAGATGTTGTGGATTTGGTGGAGTTACTATGCAAACAGAAAAATATGAGTTTGCAAAAGCAGCTGGACTTCCAAAGGCAGCTATGATAAAAGAGACAAAAGCACAAATTGTAAGTGCAGAATGTAGTGCATGTAGAATGCAAATTACAAACTCATTACATCAAGCAGATGTAGATGTAGAATTTAAAAATCCTATTGAGTTAATAGCAGAAGCTTTAGAAGATTAA
- the gshB gene encoding glutathione synthase, which yields MHIGFIIEHWNNIEPIKSSTLAIIKECITRKHKVSILYTNNLTVRNNIVHGFILTIKDMDKIPENITSFYKKVEFEKKLIALHAFDCIMLRKDPPINPLVLNFLDAIKDETVIINDVDGIRKANNKLYTTTFHDPNNDFLPVTHVSGSKKYINKIIDESPNEKMILKPLDGSGGRGVIVLEKNAKSNINSLLDFYIDDSGDKYVILQEYVNGAEDGDVRVLMLNGKYIGAYHRKPAAGEIRANIQAGGTAHKYTLTESQKRVCRKIGTKLLADGLFFVGLDMIGDKILEVNVLNPGGITNINRLNKLKLHQNVVDFLEEKVDEKVERRAELEYLLKRLNELRE from the coding sequence ATGCATATAGGTTTTATTATTGAACATTGGAATAATATTGAACCCATTAAAAGTTCAACATTAGCCATTATTAAAGAGTGCATTACAAGAAAACACAAAGTTTCAATATTATATACAAATAATTTAACAGTAAGAAATAATATAGTACATGGATTTATTTTAACTATAAAAGATATGGATAAAATACCAGAAAATATTACATCATTTTATAAAAAAGTGGAATTTGAAAAAAAACTTATTGCTTTACATGCTTTTGATTGTATTATGTTAAGAAAAGATCCACCTATAAATCCTTTAGTATTAAATTTCTTAGATGCCATAAAAGATGAAACAGTAATAATTAATGATGTTGATGGAATTAGAAAAGCAAATAATAAACTATATACAACGACATTTCATGACCCTAATAATGACTTTTTACCTGTTACACATGTTTCTGGAAGTAAAAAATATATTAATAAAATAATTGATGAATCTCCAAATGAAAAAATGATTTTAAAACCTCTTGATGGTTCTGGAGGAAGAGGGGTTATTGTTTTAGAAAAAAATGCTAAATCAAATATTAACTCTTTATTAGATTTTTATATTGATGATTCAGGTGATAAATATGTAATCTTACAAGAATATGTAAATGGTGCAGAAGATGGTGATGTTAGAGTTTTAATGTTAAATGGTAAATATATAGGAGCTTATCATAGAAAGCCAGCAGCAGGAGAAATTAGAGCAAATATTCAAGCTGGTGGAACAGCACATAAATATACTTTAACAGAGAGTCAAAAAAGAGTTTGTAGAAAAATAGGTACAAAATTATTAGCTGATGGATTATTTTTTGTTGGACTTGATATGATAGGAGATAAAATCCTTGAAGTTAATGTTTTAAATCCAGGTGGAATTACAAATATAAATAGATTAAATAAGTTAAAATTGCATCAAAATGTGGTAGATTTTCTTGAAGAAAAAGTAGATGAGAAAGTTGAAAGAAGAGCAGAATTAGAATACTTATTAAAAAGATTAAATGAATTAAGGGAATAA
- a CDS encoding response regulator transcription factor, translating into MQNEELLKEFKILLVEDETNIAKLLKSAIGEYFYSFTIAKDGKEGLEKFKKIKPDIIITDIMMPKLDGLSMTKQIREENEEIPVIVLSAFSEKEKLLKAIDIGITKYFIKPFDPEELLEYLKELSDKLDKKRVFNLSKNLIFDKNKNNLFSEEKIINLTKREKEFLRLLIDNYPNVVDVEKIKTTLWENEEVTDERLRTFIKRFRNKTSKILIKNISGQGYLISPDNI; encoded by the coding sequence ATGCAAAATGAAGAGTTACTAAAAGAGTTTAAAATCTTACTTGTGGAAGATGAAACAAATATTGCAAAACTATTAAAAAGTGCTATTGGTGAATATTTTTATAGTTTTACTATTGCAAAAGATGGTAAGGAAGGATTAGAAAAATTTAAAAAGATTAAGCCTGATATTATAATAACTGATATTATGATGCCTAAATTAGATGGTTTATCTATGACAAAACAAATTAGAGAAGAAAATGAAGAAATACCTGTAATTGTTTTAAGTGCTTTTTCTGAAAAAGAGAAACTTTTAAAAGCTATTGACATAGGAATTACTAAATACTTTATTAAACCTTTTGATCCTGAGGAATTACTTGAATATTTAAAAGAATTAAGTGATAAATTAGATAAAAAAAGAGTTTTTAATTTATCTAAAAATTTAATTTTTGATAAAAATAAAAATAATTTATTTAGTGAAGAAAAAATTATAAATCTAACAAAAAGAGAAAAAGAGTTTTTGCGTTTATTAATTGATAATTATCCAAATGTAGTTGATGTTGAAAAGATTAAAACTACCTTATGGGAAAATGAAGAAGTTACAGATGAAAGACTAAGAACTTTTATTAAAAGATTTAGAAATAAAACTTCAAAAATTTTAATAAAAAATATTTCTGGACAAGGGTATTTAATTTCGCCAGATAATATTTAA
- a CDS encoding anaerobic ribonucleoside-triphosphate reductase activating protein, whose translation MYDITKFTTLDYKENLACIVWFVSCNMRCQYCYNCNIIEAKEGNYLLSDLFSFLEKRVGLLDAVVLSGGEATVHNLIPICKKIKAMGFKIKLDTNGVNFDLIKQLVKENYLDYIALDFKATKSKFKTITNSNCFEDFLKTLKYLLKINFEFEVRTTLHGDLLQEEDINEIIDILFNLGYKKDFYIQNFLNVETYANLNEAKNTFNKNKLSNKLNIIWRN comes from the coding sequence GTGTATGATATAACAAAATTTACAACACTAGATTATAAAGAAAATTTAGCTTGTATTGTTTGGTTTGTCTCATGCAATATGAGATGCCAATATTGCTATAATTGTAATATTATAGAAGCAAAAGAGGGCAATTACTTATTAAGTGATTTGTTCTCTTTTTTAGAAAAAAGAGTTGGGTTGTTAGATGCTGTTGTATTAAGTGGTGGAGAGGCAACTGTACATAATTTAATACCAATTTGTAAAAAAATTAAAGCAATGGGCTTTAAAATAAAGCTTGATACTAATGGAGTTAATTTTGATTTAATTAAACAGTTAGTTAAAGAGAATTATTTAGACTATATTGCTTTAGATTTTAAAGCAACAAAAAGTAAATTTAAAACTATTACAAACTCTAATTGTTTTGAAGATTTTTTAAAAACATTAAAATACCTTTTAAAAATTAATTTTGAGTTTGAAGTAAGAACAACTTTACATGGGGATTTACTACAAGAAGAAGATATAAATGAAATAATTGATATTTTGTTTAACTTAGGATATAAAAAAGATTTTTATATCCAAAATTTTTTAAATGTAGAGACTTATGCAAATTTAAATGAAGCTAAAAATACTTTTAATAAAAATAAATTATCAAATAAATTAAATATTATCTGGCGAAATTAA
- the lgt gene encoding prolipoprotein diacylglyceryl transferase: protein METWQNIYSTFDPVAFNLGDIAVHWYGIMYALALLSAIIVAKWFIKYDKIPIKEEVFDSYIWWAEIGVILGARLGYILFYDTHTMYYLTHPWQIFNPFIDGVYAGISGMSYHGAVIGFIIASYLFCKKNKVSFYFLADIAVIGVSAGYVFGRIGNFFNQELIGRATDVPWGIYVGNTLRHPSQLYEAVLEGILIFVILVAIRKHKTFVGQLALLYGILYSIARIIAEIFRQPDIQLGFIYSNWLTMGMLQSSFFAILCIVLYIITKRKAAIS from the coding sequence ATGGAAACTTGGCAAAATATATATTCAACTTTTGATCCAGTAGCATTTAATTTAGGAGATATAGCTGTTCATTGGTATGGAATAATGTATGCTTTAGCCTTATTAAGTGCAATAATAGTTGCAAAATGGTTTATTAAATATGATAAAATCCCTATTAAAGAAGAAGTTTTTGATTCTTATATTTGGTGGGCAGAAATTGGTGTTATTTTAGGTGCAAGATTAGGTTATATTCTTTTTTATGATACACATACAATGTATTATTTAACTCATCCTTGGCAAATTTTCAATCCTTTTATTGATGGTGTTTATGCAGGAATTTCGGGGATGAGCTACCATGGAGCTGTAATTGGATTTATTATTGCTTCATACTTATTTTGTAAAAAGAACAAAGTATCTTTTTACTTTTTAGCTGATATTGCTGTTATTGGGGTATCTGCTGGTTATGTATTTGGAAGAATTGGAAATTTCTTTAATCAAGAACTAATAGGAAGAGCAACAGATGTTCCTTGGGGAATTTACGTTGGAAATACATTAAGACACCCTTCTCAATTATATGAAGCAGTGTTAGAAGGTATTTTAATTTTTGTAATTTTAGTTGCAATTAGGAAGCATAAAACATTTGTGGGACAATTGGCACTTCTATATGGTATTTTATACTCAATTGCAAGAATAATTGCTGAAATTTTTAGACAACCTGATATTCAATTAGGATTTATTTATAGCAATTGGCTAACAATGGGAATGCTACAATCTTCATTTTTTGCTATATTATGTATAGTTTTATATATAATAACAAAAAGGAAAGCTGCTATTTCTTAG
- the hemN gene encoding oxygen-independent coproporphyrinogen III oxidase — MIDFKKFEKYSKPGPRYTSYPTAPEFTDKFTQEDLISFYKNQDDKRNLSLYIHLPFCRSACYFCGCNVIFTSKEDKKVRYIQYLKKELEILKKYLNTSRVVTQMHFGGGTPTYFSAEQLKEVINALKSTFPNFSSDAEISCEVDPRYFTQEHMDVLKEGGFNRLSFGVQDIDSQVQKTIHRVQPYETTLNVMNIARNAGIKSINIDLIYGLPHQTAQTFHNTIEQVIKLNPDRLAVFNYAHVPWLMKTMRKFDESTFAPASEKLVILKDTIDFFTNNGYKMVGMDHFAKPEDELFKAIQKGELHRNFQGYTTKGGADLIGIGLTSIGNGVDYYAQNFKDLKEYEAALDEGKLPTFKGYKLSKDDEIRQFVIMELMSNFSLNIKRVEEKFNIEFNEYFKEDLPQLEEFIEAQLVSITNEKIQVSQTGTMLIRNICMPFDAYLKKIPENKRRFSKTI, encoded by the coding sequence ATGATAGATTTTAAAAAGTTTGAAAAATATTCTAAACCAGGTCCTAGATATACTTCTTATCCAACAGCACCTGAGTTTACAGATAAATTTACCCAAGAAGATTTAATTAGTTTTTATAAAAATCAAGATGATAAAAGAAATCTATCTTTATATATTCATCTTCCTTTTTGTAGAAGTGCATGTTATTTTTGTGGATGTAATGTAATTTTTACATCAAAAGAAGATAAAAAAGTAAGATATATACAATATTTAAAAAAAGAGTTAGAAATCTTAAAGAAATATTTAAATACTTCAAGAGTAGTAACTCAAATGCACTTTGGTGGTGGAACACCAACATATTTCTCAGCAGAGCAATTAAAAGAAGTAATAAATGCTTTAAAAAGCACTTTTCCTAACTTTAGTAGTGATGCGGAAATTTCATGTGAAGTAGATCCTAGATATTTTACTCAAGAACATATGGATGTTTTAAAAGAAGGTGGTTTTAATAGGTTAAGCTTTGGAGTTCAAGATATTGACTCACAAGTTCAAAAAACAATCCATAGAGTTCAACCATATGAAACAACTTTAAATGTAATGAATATTGCAAGAAATGCAGGGATAAAATCTATTAATATTGATTTAATTTATGGACTTCCTCATCAAACTGCACAAACTTTTCATAATACAATAGAACAAGTAATTAAACTAAATCCTGATAGATTAGCAGTATTTAATTATGCTCATGTTCCTTGGCTTATGAAAACAATGAGAAAATTTGATGAATCAACTTTTGCACCTGCTAGTGAAAAACTTGTAATTTTAAAAGATACAATTGATTTTTTTACTAATAACGGCTATAAAATGGTAGGAATGGATCATTTTGCAAAACCTGAAGATGAACTATTTAAAGCTATACAAAAAGGTGAATTACATAGAAATTTCCAAGGATATACTACTAAAGGTGGTGCTGATTTAATTGGAATTGGTCTTACTTCTATTGGAAATGGTGTTGATTATTATGCACAAAATTTTAAAGATTTAAAAGAGTATGAAGCAGCACTTGATGAAGGTAAACTACCTACTTTTAAAGGTTATAAATTAAGTAAAGATGATGAAATTAGACAATTTGTTATTATGGAACTTATGAGTAATTTCTCATTAAATATTAAAAGAGTAGAAGAAAAATTTAATATAGAATTTAATGAATATTTTAAAGAAGATTTACCACAGCTTGAAGAGTTTATAGAAGCACAACTAGTTTCTATAACAAATGAAAAAATTCAAGTATCTCAAACAGGAACAATGCTTATTAGAAATATTTGTATGCCTTTTGATGCTTATCTTAAAAAAATCCCAGAAAACAAAAGAAGATTTTCAAAGACTATCTAG
- the nrdD gene encoding anaerobic ribonucleoside-triphosphate reductase yields the protein MESYAIPKHLEKKRTKCVVYTRVMGYHRPVESFNIGKKGEHKQRVKFIEKDCV from the coding sequence ATGGAAAGTTACGCAATCCCAAAACATTTAGAAAAGAAAAGAACAAAGTGTGTGGTTTACACAAGAGTAATGGGTTATCATAGACCAGTAGAGAGTTTTAATATAGGAAAAAAAGGTGAGCATAAACAAAGAGTTAAATTTATCGAAAAAGATTGTGTATGA
- a CDS encoding PAS domain-containing protein, translating into MGTEQIIDDLLDLNILKESTLFYIESDKNIINESLNFFQKYFKNVIISNDENNIFELFSANQKKIDIILFDLDFEKSVICVSKIRELTTLPLILTTKQLDFKTLEKVIHYRIADYIIKPIKYNTTIKILNNILVERYNIKLIKQQKKELEIYKDILDKENLISETDLKGNIIYANDIFCEVSGYTKEELIGQPHNIVRHPDNSSKIFENIWETIQSGNVWKGKIKNKAKDGSSYYIKSTIFPIFDEEGNIKKYVASRFLITQDEEEKQTLKRYILQQKSQKVRTEQEIEQKYQDLLKEALESKDKKISSFVSELQKEIKILRGRINDDKGRILNLEHKLKDSENNAEKAHDDFLEKISKLRTTTRISYEKYEKFKKLNDNLKEKLLKAQESIKVYQEYIDEYRHKIDDLNDVIKSYEDDKKKAEAAKK; encoded by the coding sequence ATGGGTACAGAACAGATTATTGATGATCTTTTAGATCTTAATATCTTAAAAGAGAGTACTCTTTTTTATATTGAAAGTGATAAAAATATCATAAATGAATCTTTAAACTTTTTTCAAAAATATTTCAAAAATGTTATTATTTCAAATGATGAAAATAATATTTTTGAATTATTTTCAGCTAATCAAAAAAAAATAGATATTATTTTATTTGATTTAGATTTTGAAAAATCAGTTATTTGTGTCTCTAAAATTAGAGAACTTACTACTTTACCTCTTATTTTAACAACAAAACAACTTGATTTTAAAACTTTAGAAAAAGTAATACATTATAGAATTGCAGATTATATAATCAAACCTATTAAGTATAATACTACTATTAAGATTTTAAATAATATTTTAGTAGAAAGATATAATATAAAACTAATTAAACAGCAAAAAAAAGAGTTAGAAATATATAAAGATATTCTTGATAAAGAGAATTTAATAAGTGAAACAGATTTAAAAGGAAATATAATATATGCAAATGATATTTTTTGTGAAGTTTCAGGTTATACTAAAGAGGAGCTAATTGGGCAACCTCATAATATAGTAAGACATCCAGATAACTCTTCTAAAATTTTTGAAAATATTTGGGAGACTATTCAAAGTGGAAATGTATGGAAAGGTAAAATAAAAAATAAAGCAAAAGATGGAAGTTCTTATTATATTAAATCTACAATTTTTCCTATTTTTGATGAAGAAGGAAATATAAAAAAATATGTTGCAAGTAGATTCTTAATAACTCAAGATGAAGAAGAAAAGCAGACTTTAAAAAGATATATTTTACAGCAAAAATCTCAAAAAGTTAGAACAGAGCAGGAGATTGAACAAAAGTACCAAGATTTATTAAAAGAGGCCTTAGAGAGCAAAGATAAAAAGATTAGTTCATTTGTGTCTGAATTACAAAAAGAGATAAAAATTTTAAGAGGGCGAATAAATGATGATAAAGGAAGAATTTTAAATTTAGAACATAAATTAAAAGATTCTGAAAATAATGCAGAAAAAGCCCATGATGATTTCTTAGAAAAAATATCAAAACTTAGAACAACAACTAGAATTAGTTATGAAAAATATGAAAAATTCAAAAAACTAAATGATAATTTAAAAGAGAAACTATTAAAAGCCCAAGAATCTATTAAAGTATATCAAGAGTACATTGATGAATATAGACATAAAATAGATGATTTAAATGATGTAATAAAATCTTATGAAGATGATAAGAAAAAAGCTGAAGCTGCTAAGAAATAG
- the argF gene encoding ornithine carbamoyltransferase — translation MRHFLTLSDYTKEEILEILDLAKQIKKETKNRVFKDYMPRKTLGMIFEKSSTRTRVSFETGIYQLGGIGLFLSANDIQLGRGEPMSDTSRVISRMVDMVMIRTFEQSKLEEFAKYSKVPVINGLTNEYHPVQLMADYMTIQEANLEEDLVVAYVGDGNNMAHSWLNMAAKLGFELRIATPKGYEVDAQILENALTMAKVSGAKITISNNPKEAITGATVVTTDTWVSMGQEDEKEKRIKDFKGYMVDSDMMKLAHNKAIFLHCLPAYRGYEVSDEVMESSQSLIFEEAENRLHAQKGVMVWLDRKRDSN, via the coding sequence ATGAGACATTTTTTAACATTATCAGATTATACAAAAGAAGAGATTTTAGAGATACTAGATCTTGCAAAACAAATAAAAAAAGAGACTAAAAATAGAGTTTTTAAAGATTATATGCCAAGAAAAACACTTGGAATGATTTTTGAAAAAAGTAGTACAAGAACAAGAGTAAGTTTTGAAACAGGAATTTATCAATTAGGTGGAATAGGACTATTTTTATCAGCAAATGATATTCAATTAGGACGAGGTGAGCCTATGAGTGATACAAGTAGAGTTATTTCAAGAATGGTTGATATGGTTATGATTAGAACTTTTGAACAAAGCAAATTAGAAGAATTTGCTAAATATTCAAAAGTTCCTGTTATTAATGGATTAACAAATGAGTATCACCCTGTTCAATTAATGGCTGATTATATGACTATACAAGAAGCAAACTTAGAAGAAGACTTAGTTGTTGCTTATGTGGGTGATGGGAATAATATGGCACATTCTTGGCTAAATATGGCAGCTAAATTAGGTTTTGAATTAAGAATTGCAACACCAAAGGGATATGAAGTTGATGCACAAATTTTAGAAAATGCTTTAACTATGGCTAAAGTTTCTGGTGCAAAGATTACTATTTCAAATAATCCAAAAGAAGCTATAACAGGAGCAACAGTAGTTACAACTGATACTTGGGTTTCTATGGGTCAAGAAGATGAAAAAGAGAAAAGAATAAAAGATTTTAAAGGGTATATGGTTGATTCAGATATGATGAAATTAGCCCATAATAAAGCTATTTTCTTACACTGTTTACCTGCATATAGAGGATATGAAGTAAGTGATGAAGTTATGGAAAGTTCTCAAAGTCTAATTTTTGAAGAGGCTGAAAATAGACTACATGCACAAAAAGGTGTAATGGTTTGGTTAGATAGAAAAAGAGATAGTAACTAA